DNA from Eucalyptus grandis isolate ANBG69807.140 chromosome 5, ASM1654582v1, whole genome shotgun sequence:
CCTGCTCATGAATGCAATGTTGAAGTGTAACTATGGGTCGTGACTCCGTGGAAATGGAAAACAGACAGGATGATCAGGTCTCTGCTTCTATAATGTTGGAGGAGAAATTAGCCAATCTCAGTAGCTTAGTTGCCGAAATTATCAGATCTCAGTgccttgattttctcttttgtcaaccagaaaattatgaaagtgGGGCAACCGCTACgtggcatgatgatgattgttTTGTGATATGTACATCTAATTGACGGCGTTAATTCATTCCAAAATCTTGATTGTAGAGTGCCGCTGAAGCTAGATCGGCTATGTAGGCCATAAGGCCTGTGATGTTGGTGACAGATGAGAGCTGTATCAGCTGGTATTCTGTGCTCCATAAGGATGGTATACCTTCTCTTAAATGGCACGTTTCCTTGGGCTCGCTTTCTTGGCCATTTTCAAGCAATGTGAATGGTGTTTTGCTTTCTCAAAGTCCGAAGTTGTAGGATGAGAAAAGTTAATGTTACCCATCATGTAATCCACAAAATGATGATATTCTTAGTACCATTGATCCATCCTTTCTTTTCATAAGCTCGTATCAACTATGGGCATGCTGGATCTGCATCCAATAACTCCTCCAAGTTCCTTTTCAACTACTGACTATGTCTGGGCTTGCGATGGTGCTGTTATAATATGCTTCCCCTCTGTATAGTCTTTACTTCCTCTTATTGCCAATAAcaagtattcttttttttgtttttggtagtCTTTAGTGGGTgattttttgataaagataGTTCTGTTACTCTTCTGTGAAGTGATATATCCTATTTAGAGACGTGTGACAATGCAAGCACACACGTACACCCACAGAGATATAAAAAAGGCACTTTGTAGGTTTTATTACCTTCTTCAATTCAAAGCCTTTGTCATTCAAACCGATACCAAATGGCTCTTTTGGTTTGATTACCCGCTCAAAACATTTCAATCATATCAGATTTGCCATAGATAGGACAATATCAGATCTGTAAATATAGACAACTTTCCTTTTGGCTGATCACCTGTTGCTTGAGATACTTTACTGACCTCACTTCTTACCAAGACTCCCCAGAAAAGGTTCTTTGTCCAACTTCCTTGGCAATATGTTACAGTTTCTCAAAATGAGGATTACATTATGTGATATTGGTTTCTAAGTTCAAAGGTTGTCTTGCATTCCAGTACTCAACAGATCTCTTTGGATATAGGTTCTGTTTATAGTTCTGTTTatacattttctttcctctctgtGATTTTCATGGGCAGGGTCAATGTGTCAATTATACACCACACTGATGTTTAAGTTTGGAGAAATGTGGCTTTGGTAGTTCGTAGTTATGGATTATCTcattctctatctctctctctctctctctctctctctctctctctctctctgtgcattGTCTCGCTCGATCCGTCTTTGGAATCTTTCTCGTTAAAGCTTTGGTTTTTTAGATTCACTCTTTTTGGGTTTGATTCGCTCCCTTTCTGGGCAATGCACGGGTGTTctgatttttctcaaatttgtgAATCTGAGCTGGTTTTGTTCCGTGATTTGGTAGTTCCTGGATTAGATCTAGCTTATTGATGCAGAGCACGAGATGACAGTACTCTTGATGAGGTGACGAGGTAGTTGACTGATGAACGATTGCTGGTcagcaaagggaaaaaggaaagattaaGTGACGGATGATGGATGTGCAACTAGGGTGAGATGAATTTGTTAGGGATGGATATCACATCCCAAGTGTtcatttccagatgtttagttgGGCTGGGCTTGTTGGCTTCAGGTACTACTGGGAAGCCTAAAGGAATCTCCATAAGCCAGCCAGATTTGCTCATACAATCCATGGCAAAAGAAGCCAATGTTGGGATGATATACGCCCTTTCCATGTTTCTTCTCTTCTATAGTCTTCATGCTTCATTGGCAAGTGGAAATTCTACAATCATCGTCACAGTAAGTCTTGAGCGATTGTTTCCATAATTGGAAGGTCTGCAGGCAATTTAAGTCAGGGTAATATGacaatagaattttttttattagatttttgtAAGATTATTTGCACACTGCTCATTTGTGCCGCATTGGTGTCTGTCATCAGCCATGGCGATGTTATTGGCTGGAGCTTTGCCATGTCTGAATACCCAAGTTCGAAGTTAATTCCACCATTGAGGTTATATAGAAACACAACGTCACTGCTATGATCACTATTCTAGCCATGGTCACTGATCTAACACCTTTCTCAGGTTATCTAGGAAGAGCGATCTTTCATGAGCAATCAAAATACTGAATATTATGTGTAAAGAGCATCGGCCATTTACAAGGGGTGAGTTCAAAGTTATGCTCTTCAAGTGGTACTTTTGCTTAATTCCAAGTTCCCTCGGGGAGAAAGGACTGTGGAAAGGAAAAGACTGCATGGAAGAGATATTAAATGGCGGAGGAAGTGTGTCGATCGATCTCATCAAGGAAGCTGGCAACTTCTTCCTAAGAGCTAAGATTCTCTCAGCCTGTGGTGTGCATCCTCTACAAGCgtaaatgcaattaatttcaGTACTTCAATGCTAGTTGGTAGTACCCACTAGCAATGTCTATGGAACAACTGTGCTCATTATGCTACCtttctttgtccttttttcAATATCCAGAGATGACAGAGACCTATCTTTCTTTAACGTTCATGATTCTCGATGACCCACATTTCCCTTTTCCCTACCAGCCCCCTCATTTTCATATCATAACAGATCTCAATTCAGTCCAAAGACCACGGGCCATCTGGGTTGGCAAACCTGCACCACGTGTTGAATTGACGACAGATAGTGATGATTCTATTGGCATTGGGAAAATTCTAGAGGTCTGCATTTGATGATTGGATACTAGAATCAAGTTCCGGCATGAAAATCTAGCTGTCTTtcttggttgaaaatgggtGATGTCAGTTTCATCAATGAGCATGGTTGGGTGTGGGTCATTGGTCGAGAAAGTGGTCGGATCAGGACTAGGGGAAAAAATGTTTACCCTGAAGAGGTACAGAATGAATAGTGTATGAATTGGCTTGGCaatgacattatttttcttgtgaGTATTTGTTGATAGGTTCGAATGGTTGATGCATGATTTCTATCTTCAATGCTGAAcctgttttatttttccaaatcatGGTTTGCTATAATATGAAAAGATGTACTCGCAGTTCATTTTTTGGGAACCTTTTGTTTCAGAACCTAGGTGGAGCCAGTACTTTTACAACATCCAGGAGTCATTGGAATCGTTGTCATGGGAATCCCTGAAGCTCGCCTGACTGCGATGGTTGTTGCATGTATTCATGTGAAGGAGAGAGGGTTTTGGTCTGATCAAAGCCGTGAACTTGGAGCTGAACAAGAACGTTTGTTGTCTGATGTAGTTCTTCGAGAGTTCTGTAGAGGAACGAACTTAGAACTGTATTGCTCTTTCAAATCTCCAACTACTTTGATGCTAAAAACTCTCTCTGAAACACACACAATTCATGCACACAGTCACGTGACCTTCTTGACCTATATTGATTGTTTAATGTTTTGATCCATCAGTGTCGTTCTTCTCAACCATCATTGCTGTCTTTGTATTTTATCTCTCCTTCTCTACTTTTCTAGGAAATTGTACACCCTTGTGTAATGATTCTAACTAATGATTGGATCTTCACCACTCAACATCACTTTGATCCTGCCAtggaataattaaaaaaacaaaagaagctAAAATGGCAAATACATTAAAAGAAATCCATCTATAAACCCTGTAGTTCGCATGTTGAATGCACGAAAATTTTAATTACTTCATCAGAGCTCTAATATATTCCTAAATGATTGTTTAATTCAAAACTCCTTCAAGTCTTAGGAATGGGCCAACGAAGGACATTGGATCTCAAAGCATTTCCCTCCAATTATTTGACTTATGCAAAACTATTTGCCTCCTCCCCCTGGGCCCCACTACGGCATCCCACATCTTCCTACTCCTCTTGCTCCCATCGATTCATGGTAGGGGTAACAACCTTCTGCAGCACTGCATTTCACAAAGGTAACTGACAAATCCTTACTCGTTATTCAAAAATAAAGATGGGCAGATGACATACAAAAATTGATGTCCTTAGTAATCAAATAGACCTTTATCTAGTGCTTAAGAAAAGTTCACTCACTTCAGTACTCACGAATCTCAAGTAACAATTTCAGGTTCTAGTCTCATCACATCATTTTTTGTACTACTTTTCTAAGTTAGATATTGTATCTACATATACCTTGAACaattatatattcatttacAGTGTGTGGACCAAATTCTATACCCTAAGTTTTAGAAATATATCGGTGCGGTGTGTCGGGTTCATTTACTCAAACATTTATGCAATCTTGGAATTTTAAGACGAGATGTACATTGTTGTTTACTAGCGCTTATATAATTTGATTGGTCAAAAGTGTGAATCACCTCTTTTACCATATCTTAAAGCTTGCCATCGTTTCCACGCCATTTTTAACTAAAACATACCATTTTTACATAAATAGTCGAATTGACTTATTAGCATTTCCAGACCCTTTTTTCTAGGCAAATTAGTGATATATGAATTGTTAGCTTCTTATCTCCATCAATACAAAGTTttactttttctattctttcttgaaCTTGGCCCAAAgaaactattcatttttttcctccaaaatagCAAAAGCAAAACCGAATGTGTATGCAACTAGAAACTCAATTcaggattttaatttacttgttCATTCCAATGCTTAAACCTAGAAGTTAACAAAAGattgggccaaaaaaaaaaaaaagagagagagaaaagccaatggtaaattattttattctttagaAGAAATTCAGGTGGTACAAGTTGAACGAGGGAACTTGTTCCCATCATGATCACAAACTCAAATTTCATGATATGAGACATAATACAGATATTACATGTGGCAGCTGAGTTTGGCACCTCATAATCAAATCATCGAATCGTTATCAAACTTTACTTTATCTGTTTTATCGGTTATCATCGATAAGTTCAAGTGTTACTTGTTCATTGACAACCATTGAATGGAATAAGCCTAACTTGGTTGATTATCTTCCATACATCGAGAGGCAGCAcactcaatttttatttttatttttgaagaaattgactCACTTGTATTCTCTTCTAACCGAAACCTTGAAGACACAAATCGCGTCCTCTAACGATCCAAGAAGGATTTTGGTGTTGTTCACCATCTTGGAAGCAAAAATATCCCAACCTAGCCATGCTCATAAACCACGTCCTTTCCATCTTCTCCCTATTGCAAGCCAGAATAGATTATTCTTTCAACTCGCGTCTCCCGTCACATTGAGATTTTCCACAATTACATTATTTTTGCCTGTCTTTTCTTATAATTCTAAAGATGAGAGACATGTGAGAAGTTCTCACATGTTCGACTCAATTTGCACAACCATGATCTTGCATGATTTTGTTGGCTCTATCAATAACACGCGTCAAAACTCTCTTCATATATCTTCTTTTCCCTGCTATAATGGGATAATTTGCTTTAAATTCATGTGTATAGAAACTAAAATTTGCTGTGACTTGTAGCCTTGAACAGCATGTGATGTCTAGCACTTTTGCCATGGTTCAAGGGTGTCAGATATTAGTCGTTCTATAATCTGGCGTCTGAATTACTAAATTCTGAAATTCTGAAAATCCTGTTATAAAGCCTTATGGTGGCACTGACTCTGTTTTCTTTATGAGCAAGAAAGTAGAAGAGtagattatgttattttaacATTTCAATTACCCAACCTCTGCCTCTTGATTAATTAGTTGATTGCagcaacttcaaaaattatgtcGAAAGTTTGATGAGAATATCATGGACGCCACGAGGAAATTCGAAAAATTGATTACTGATAAGAAGAAGATCAAAGGATTgtcttcttatttctttttattttttctgtttgatGTTTGAATGGATAAGTGTGATGCTCGTTAGACAAAATATTTTGTCATCTTTGGATGATACCGTTTGAATTAGTCACTAATTGCAGACCAACTCCAACTGCTTTTGGCTGCTGTCATGAGTATATATGATTTGCaagggaaaagaggaaaatttatggcaaacaaaatgattattatAGGTATTTATGGAATTATATatgttgacacccaaattttaccattttatttaggacttaatcgcATATAATATTAAGAATTAGTcgctaaaaaaaagaaaaaaaagcaaagaataaaataaatagctttcattaaaatgcatcgtgtatgttttctttaaaatctATTATGCGTATATATTAGGAGCATTTACATAACTGTCACTAATTATtcaatctaaaaatgaaaaaaaaaattattaaaaaatcgaatatttaaaataaaataaaatttggcggACCGGGCTTGGTCTggtccttctctttctccactCCTTTGTATGTGTTTTCGCGTGGGCCAAGCCCAACTTCATTTACTTTTCTCTAAGCCCAGCCCGCGCGCtagtcttcttcctcctcacgcCGGTCACGCCCTGCAAAAAAGAGGAGTACAAGTCAGAGAGAGGAAACGGATGGCGAGCAGCAGATCGCGCAGCGTGATCCCAGGGGGCCATGCGCGCTTGCTGGCCGAGCATAAAAGCGAGAGGGGGAGAGGCTTTTAACAGGGGAGGTCGGCTGTTTTTTTTCGGAgtcgagagagaaaagagagcaccggagagagctcgagagagtaGAAGGcgagccaaagggagagagtgagactgAAGGACAGCTTCGCCGTCGCCAATCGTCCGCCCAAGGGTCGTCGTCCACCGCAGCGCTCTCCTTCGAACCAGGTAGGTCATTCCCGAGTACGTCTGCCCTGTTTTTGGTGGGGCGTCGGGCTGGAGCTCGTGGTCGACCAGTTTGCATGAGCTTCAGTCTCGGTCCCCGCTCGAAATTCTGTTGTGGTCGTGTTCATTCCTCACACAGCATATGCGTGCTTTTTGTAGTGCTTTATGCaaatatttgtttgtgtttggtgTTATGGCCGAGACTTGTCATTTTTGTTAAACTCAAAGATAAATGCTGATAAACTTGTCCCCGAGTCAATCCAGAATAGTGTTTGTGTATCGTGTGATGATCTTGGCCTGAACCGAGCCCCGATCGAATCTATGCTTATCTCTAGTTAGTGCGTCTTAGGTGTTCGATAAAATGCCTGAGTGAATGGCCGAAGTCCTTGATGTCCAATAATCCAGTTTGATGACTATTTGCCTTTGTATTGTTGAACCAGACATCAATAATCCAGTTTAATGACTATTTGCCTTTGTATTGTTGAACCATGTCTGCTGTCACTTTTTTTGGTATATTTTATTGTGATTCCGTGACATGTCTACCATCTCTTTGAGCTATCGCGGGAAGGACCTCCGGCGGAACTACCTTCCCTCTCCGGCGGGTCCTGTGATTTAAGGCCGTCCTACACGGCACTTCTTCCCATTTTAGTGTACCCTATTTGCTTGGCGAAAACCTGGGATCGAAAATGTTAATTTCGGCATGGTTATTTCCTTTGGTTGTTGTGGTCGCCGAGGTTGGGTGTTGTTAGCCGGAGTTGGGTGCTGTTGGCCGGAACGATGGTGGAGCCGTGCGGTGTCCGTAAAGGATGGTTTAGTGTTGtggttgtggttttttttttttttttaaatgaagaaaaaaagaataagatgaagttgcagagaaaaaaaaaaaaaaggcgtcggggaagaagacgaagacgacgCCTGAAGAAGAGAACGTGtagagaagaagaccaaaaggaaaaaataaaataaaagaagaaacaaaagaaaaagaaaagtatagaaaaaatgaaaagtaaaataaaatatgaaaaaagaaagtaaaagggGCTTCGGCAAAGAGGAGTCGCAGATTGTGCAGGGAAAAGAGGTGCagtgagaaaagacaaaacaaaaaattacttaattaatttttatttttaaaaatgaaaacgttaaaaaaaaatccaagtgtTAGATCCAGGTTTGGGTTGGGTCCACGGACCGGATTGGGTTTATCCAGTCCGAACCCATTTTctcgaatataataatattcaatattcatcaaaaatttcaaaacaaaaaaaaaaatttcgaaaaataatgaaaatttaaaaagatttctggaaattcaaaaaaaaactcagaaagcattaaaaaattcgacctttttcttaattaaaaaaaaattaaaattaaaaacataaaaaaatatgaaagtttcaaaaaaattataaaaatgatggatGGTATCAAGTTATGATAGAAAtgacatttatgaaattttcctaattttaaaaggttattttcctaatttaatgttaTTTAGCTATTTTATagccatttttgtaaataatccattttgcataaattaaaattatttagagtaatttcatgcatatagagtaaattcatgcatatttgaattctcatttcgCTCATGGGGTCCTTTCCCGAGGCATGATAACAaagccatgtaatattatttgcccgactaatatcgttttttttttccttttccgcatttatttttaagtcatttcaatttcttggatgtttacttatgCACcgttttcattaatttgagtgtaaattctcttctaaattatgttaggatttgtctagacattaaggaaaacaaacctacaaaaacatttgcatggacgctTAGCGATTTTATAagaattataattggtaatcaagattatATGGctatttagataaacaaccttccaaCCAAGTTaatggtaccgcaagggcgctaatagaaacattggcgtaaacaagtccccgatcctagaaATCTCTAGTTGGTGTaagaatcgagacaacactccctCATCTTGATTAGTTTCTAACCAACCCCAATAAGCTAGTGACGACTTTAGAAATACATAAgttgttaagaattaaaattcaaaatccaacgTCGcgggtataggcttgggagagcacACGCCTAATTTAGGGTCGTTGATccacctctttaggcaaatacccctaaaccttctttcttttccccgaatggCAAAAGAGAGGTCACGACAATATACATGTAATGtctctaaaataaattaagtatTTCAATGGCTAACATTGATAGGGCGGAAGAGTTTCTGGAAAAACTTAGGGGTGCTTCATGGATGCTGCAGTTCAAGGTATGATGTAGATGAATATACCTGGTATATTAAAGCCTTTTCAGTGCATATAATCCTTTATTTGTAatcaatgttgatttttgcttcacaagattttttgttttttacccTCTTTCAAGAAACCTAATAAACTTTAGGGGAAGGAATATGATTTAAAGGGTCAGCATCGCTTGTTTCTATGGGAATATTGCCAGATCTGAGGTTTCCCTTTAGTGTTCCCCTGTGATAAATATTCAAGATGGTTCTCTGCTGCTTCAAATGAGCATGCTATACCCTGAATTGCATCGTATCTGTTCTCTTGCATATATGCATATGAAGAGGGTATTAATTACACCCACTCTCTCATCACGATGTTATCGCCAATTTCTTTCTTGCAAGTCGTGCTTGTCCAATTGCCATTCATCATCTGGTTTAGCTAGCCGTCTGATCACTAGATCCACTTTTCACCAACACATACTCAACAAACCTAGTTATAGTAAGGAGATGGGGAATACTAGGAGCACATCTAGAATATTGCAAGAGCAATGCAGTCGTTGGAACAATAGCATTTTATACAAATCTGAATGTGCAAATTGGTGGTAATGAGGGTTGTGGGGTGGATAAATAAGTTGGATGGGCCTAGGAAAAGTAAGGGGGCAGGCTGAACCTTTAATTTAGTTTGATGACGTCGACGGCCAATATTAGGTTGCTTAGAGATTTTCTGTCCACTTTCAACTCAACGTCCATATCTTGATATTTAGACGTGGAGGACCTAAAACACTTAGCCAAGAATGAAGGGGCAAAAGAAGGTATGATTTGAACAATTGGGACATTGACTTAAAACACTCAGCCAAGAATGAAGGGGCAAGAGAAGGTGACGATTTGAACAATTGGGACATTGACCAAGGCTGCTTGCTTCAAAACATGACAAACTTGAGATTGCTGTTAAAAGGTGTGAGATTGAGATTGGTTATCCAGATGAGGAGGACCCAATTTTGTCGAGAATCAAGGGGAGAGGCTGCTTGAAGCAGAAGATGACATTGATGAGGTTTACTTTCTGTCTCACACATGCATATAGAGTGTTTTACACAGCGAAAATTGCATTACTGACTGGATAATCATGCTGTAATATACATcataatacatatatatacagaTGCACATGTATGTACATGTAGGGCCCAAATGGGGTACcgtattctttttggggaatTTTTGGGGTTGGGGGCATCGAGAGTGGGAGAGAAAGGGCTTCACAGGAAACCCGGGGGATTGGTGGGGTGGGCGGTGGACATGATAAATGCAAGAGTGCCTTGATTTATGTATGTGAATATGAATAACCTCACAACTTTCTGCAATTTCCAGATCATTCACTCGTGCATTTCTCATTGCCAAAAGTGATGGAGGGCCTTTTCAACCTTGCAAGGACACTTTTCAGAATTGAGATTGAGGCTGCTGATGGACTAGCACGGGTAAATAAGTGTAATGCTTTGCTTCTGCCTTTCCTGTGCTGTTAGTCCATGTATTCTGATAAAATGCTTATCTATTCTCCAGGTCTGGAACAATGATGTTAGATTCTACCGTGTGAAAGATTCTACCGAAATCCAATTGCATACTAATATCATGATCCGTTTTCTTGACCATCTGAGAAAAGGGAGGAAACTGGACAAGTGTGGTTGTTGGTTGAAGGCATGTGCTCTCTTGAGATGGTGCAAATGCAAGATTACCAATTGCTATCATAGTGTGCAATCAAACACCAGCTTTGCAGAACAAGCCGGCTCTTATGACGTTCAAAGAGGTTGAGTTTCAACTCCTTTCCTCAGTCTATTGACCTTCTTTTCTACTAGGTGTGCTCAAAATACTAAACAGATGGAGGGTAGCTTGTGTAGCCACAAGCTAATGCAAGACAGTGGGAACGAAATGTGGCAATCAGAAATAGTAGATGAGGGTCTTTTAGTCTGGTTTCGACGATCTTAGTTTTAATGATTGGATTTTAGTGACTTCTCGACGATTCTAATTTAAATATGATGAGTCACACATGTATATTTGTCCTCATTCCACCTGTTAGGAGCAGCACTGCTGAAAGAATTGAGAAGTAGGTCCGACAACAATTGTTAGCAAGAGAAGATTAGTTTCTAGAAGACTAATGATGTAAATGTGAAGCAATTTTTTGCTTGAGAATTTTGTGATGACAATCTATATATTGATGTGGTTTCACAGAATCCTTGTAGTGCTAATATATTTCTGTGTATAATGCCTAAACAGACGCACTTCTCTCCTCCAATGCCTGTATCTAAAAATGGGTCTATTGTTCAACTTTCGATATTGCCTGCTCCCGATCTAAGATCGTTCTGATTCACACCTGATTCTTAATGAGTCCTCAGTCATTGACCATGCGGTTTTATGTGATCCATTGAGCCACTCTTGGGCCATGATAATTTTACCCTTTCAGATGATTTTGTCATTGTTGCTCAGATGAATGATGAGACTTGTGACCTTATGCTCACTGTAGTGGTTACTTGTCCATCATTAAATATCTTCATCCTCTGTTTGATATCTGCCATTTAATATATGTGTTGCTGAAATTGGCAGGTTGAAGttgtttttcatgaatttggGCATGCGCTTCAGCACATGCTAACTGAACAAGACGAAGGCCTTGTTGCTGGCTATAGAGGAATAGAGGACGATGCTGGGGAACTCCCCTCTCTTTTTATGGGAAACTGGTCTTTTCACAGGTAATTTTGTCTAGTAGTACTCTTATAGAGCTTTAGAACTAATTGACGTGCCATCGTGGTTATGCATATGCTGTGGATAACAGCAGATGATCGCTTCATGAAGCATTATGCGATGTGTGTTGTACGGCTTTTCTACTGTCTCTAGATCTAAAAGTGAGGAGGAGCTCCTTTGTCCTCAGCAAATGATAGGCCAATGATCTAGATGTTACTAATATGATTTGTGTGGCTCTTGTCGGGGTTTGTTGAGATGAATCACAGTTGAGGTTCGCAGTTACTGGTTTCTTCTTAATATATTTTACACAGTTACCGAGGTCTACTTATAGACAGGTGGAAAAAGGAAACAGACCGGAAAATAATGTTAACTTATATGGTATGTCTATCAACTATATCTGAAAGGACAGTTCTCAAGCTTTGTAGTTAGAGTAGACGATGAATGGGCTTTACTTACCAACTCACCTTCTCAATATTTTATCATTTCTCCTCTTCAATGTATACTCGTTACATTATATTTTATCTATGCTTTTTTAACTTGCATACCCATGTagattttgtttatttggaCCTTTTGATCCATTAATTTACACGATGCATGAATAAGTCCCATATTTTTCACTTTAATATTGGATTTTATAGATTATCATTTCGTTGCTCATAAGTCTTTTCCTTACTTTACTACTTTAGTATGTGTATAACATACGTTAGGTAGGGATATTTTATATCAATCCAGCTTATTTGCACTTTCTTAGTAGTTCCAATCATAAGTGTGCGTGGATAACATATAAagttgtgatattttatattaatCCAACCGATTTGCACTTCTTTAATAGTTTGGCTATCCTCTGTTACTTCGTGTGCCTATTAGTATATATATTACACATatcaaaaacagaaattgagTTTAAGGTATTCAAGTGCACAACTTGGGCATGGATAGTTATCCCAGTAatctttaaatatgaaaaattatttcctgGAGGATACATCGGTTGATATATACCTCCACAATGTTATTTAATATTGGTTTTTTCGCTTTTCCTATTTTATGTTCCTGTTTTGTTAAGCTTAGTTAATCCTTAAGCTCGAAAGAATAGGTAATAAAGAAACCCTCACTGAGAAAGAGTACTTATCGTTATGTCCACAATATGTATTATGTAGGTTTTAAGCATATGAATGTAATAGTTTATATAAAGAAACAATACATCCATTTTTTCAGTTATTAATTTTGTAGGGTTCTTTAAGAGTGAATATCCTGACTTTGTTTCCCCGCTGTTAAAACTCTTTCCTCTTACCTCCATGTTAACAGTGTTGAAATGTTTGAATCTATAATGATTTCATATAAACttctattttctgaattttgtgtttttatatttgTGAATATTAGATGCATGAAACATAAtaaagaaattaacaaaatgaatattttcaaCTCAATCTCCTGCATATCAATAACATCGACAAGAAAACATATTGTCATCCTTTGTTTGATGAAGTAGATTATGAAAAATGTTGAGCACTTTGTTTCTCAAAAAGTTTGACTGTAAAATGAACTAAGCTCTGCTTGAAGAGAGAACTTTAAGCATGTATAATATAACCAATTTTTTCTTAGAAACACGGGAACACTTCATCTCAAtacaatatttcttttattttctttatcattcccttttactattttctttccttgaacaaaaatacttttAACATCTTATGTTTTTTAGGAAAAGCATTGAGACCAACATCATCTCTTTCACTTTAGTCATAGTAAACAAGTCGTCATATAAATTGACGTGCAAAGCTTTCAAATTCAACTGTAAAAACTTAACATAATTATGTTCAAGAATTGTTTGTAATTGTGCTATAATAACCTATGAACAATTATCAGCAAAGTCT
Protein-coding regions in this window:
- the LOC120293143 gene encoding uncharacterized protein LOC120293143; translated protein: MEGLFNLARTLFRIEIEAADGLARVWNNDVRFYRVKDSTEIQLHTNIMIRFLDHLRKGRKLDKCGCWLKACALLRWCKCKITNCYHSVQSNTSFAEQAGSYDVQRG